The region CGGGGGGTGGCCCCCGTCCCCGCCCCCCACATCCGGGGGCCCGGGCCGGGCTGTGGGTCGGCCGCACGCCGGTGAGTCAGGCCGGGTTTTCCCTCCGCCTCTGGGGCAGGCTAGCGAGCGCGGCCGAACGCGTCCCTCCCTCGCCAATCCGGCTCCGGAGCCCGCCCGCCCGCGTTTTCCCGGCGCCTGTCGCCTGGCCGCTCCAGCCTGGTTCGCAGTCTCGGCCGGACCTGGCGCCCTGGAGGAAGGGTTCAAATCCGCGCGCAAGGGAGCTGCAGCGCGCGAGGGGTGCGGATGGGCGCCAGCATGGTGAGTAGGGCGCACCGGAGGGCTGGAGCCGCGGCCCCGGGCTGGCCTCGGGGGGTGGGGCTGGCCGCCGCGGAGGTCTAGCTTTTCCGGCGACCTTGCCCAAGCCCGCAGCCCTACGCGGGCGAGGTTTCCGTCTGAGAAGTGGGCAGGGGTAGCAAGGTGAGGTGTGCGCCCAGGTACCCCTTACTTCCAGACACCGAAGCACCGAGGTGCGGGATCGGGGACCGTCCGCAGGCAGGGAAGCTGTGCTGAAAGGGCAGGCGACTGGTTACGCTCTCCGTAGCCCATGCAAAACGCGCTTTCCTTGGAGGAGTTCCTGGGACCCCTGAACCACCACTGGGGTGGGGCAGGTGCCCTTGGCGCGGGAGTCTGACCTCGTCTTCCGCGCCCACAGCCCATCCGTTCGGGGTAAGTCTTAGAGAGAAGCCTGGGAGAGACATCCCCTCCCAACCCCCAGGTAGCTTGGGGACCTCCCCCACTTCTGGGGGAGCCCTCGCCTCTGCTACATCCTTCCGcgaggaaattccatggagatgCCAACCTCCACCTTTCCCAAGAGACGGCTTCCTGTCTTCTCCTGCCCCCTCCGGGATACCCCTTCTGCCACTATATGAGCCCTGTATGAGCGGCAGCTGCCTGCCTGCTGTCAGGGGTCCCGCGAAGAGCGGACGCTCCCGGACCCTGAGCACCATCCCAGTCTGGCCACAACCTTCGGCCAAAGTGAGGGCCCGTCTGGAGCCGGGCGGAAATCGGGGCCGTGACTGCGTCCGGAAAAAAAGGACCGGGACCTGTCATCTCCGACGCGGCAatcccctccctcccgcctccacGAGCAGACCGGGCCTCTCCTGGCTTGCACCGGGGGCTTAGCCTGTCCCGCGGCCGTGGTGCTCTCTCCCTGGCCGGCCCCGGGAAGGAGAGGGGCAGGAGGCCGTCCTGGAACTGGTGATCTGCCTCCTCCCAGAGCCCTCCTGGGCAGGGCTCCTCTCCTGCCGACtggctgtgtgtgggtgtgtatgtgccAGACTGAAAGAGAGCGGCCAGTCTGCTCACGCCAGCGACTATGGAACTAGCAGCTTCCAGGGCTCACAGTGCCCATGCAGCGGTGTTTCCACTATTTCTACCTGACCCAGGGGCAGGCAGTGTGTATTCCAGGCTGAGGGTACTGGGATCCAAACCGACCTGGTTGCAGGTACCCTTGGAAGAAGCAGGTGTGGGGAGCTGAGCAGACATAATCCACAGCAGTGTGTGAACCCAGGGAGGGCAGCTGGTAACTCCTGGCTGGGACAGCCTGGGGCAGAAGAGAGGGCCTTGCCCGGGGAGTTGGGATTGCTGGTCATGTGGAATCATGGGCAGCTCACTTCTTCTTGGACCTCAGTTTACCTAGCTGAAGGATGGGGTAAGGGTAACTACTGTCTTGCCTGCCTCCACGAAGCTGTCGCGGAGATCAGATGATGAAAGGGCTGATGAAAACTGTAGAGCGCAAGTGACTTAGTGATACTAAGAATCACTCCAGCAGGACTCTGCCTCTTCATGAGTTGAAATGGGGCTATGGAATGCCagcctctcccgtctcctccctgGGCCCCTCTTACCCACTGCCCCCTTGTTTGGAGCTGGAACATTCCAGTCCCATTCCTCAGGGGCAGCTGCAGTCACTCCCCTCAGCAAAGCTGATCCTCCGGCAGGTGGTGGGACCCTCCCTGGGGCCAAGGCTCACGAGGGGCTAAAGGCAGTCGAGGTCGGACTGGGAGCTACCTACCCAAGTGCTCTGGGTGCACTCCAGAGGAGATGGCGCAGTGGGGTCAGGGCAGGCTTCTAAATGTAGAGAGCCTATGGATTTCTTCCTGTGCAGCTGAACATGACCTTAGGCACCTTATTTTacctcctgggcctcagttttctcctcggAAGTGGGGGATGACACTCTTCCCCTCCCATGTGTGTTGTGAGCATGTGCCAGGCCCAGCATCAGGCTGACCCAACGAGGCACCGACTAAGGGACGCCAGGATGCCTTCGTGAGCGTCCTGTCTTTTTCTGCTTCACGGCCAGGGCCGTATTCCAGCCCCATTCTCTGGTTTCCACCAAGAGTTGGTCCAGAGAGATGCTCCCAGTATCCAGGCTGTCTGATCTTGGAGTGGGTGGAGGGGAAGGTGGAAGCAGGAGTAAAAGGACGCTGTTGGGACCAACCAGGACCTGTGCAGAATACGGCCTACGTGACCAGCTGAAAGCTTGCCGGCAGAGCAGTGGGGTGGTGGCGGCGAGGTTCTGCTCTGTGCAGAGCCCTGGGCCCCAGGCACGTCATGAGTTCTGGGTAGAGAAGCCCAGGCACTTGGAGGAGGAGGCCCTGTTTTCCCCAGTGGGGCTGCAAGGCActtgctgtctctccctctctcctcccccaccacATCCTCTCCCGCATAGCTGCCCTGGGCCAGTCCCTGGGCTTCCAAGCAACGGGAAGGAATGTGTGTACTGGGGGATGTGGGGAAGGCAGGGGAGGTGGATGGAGCCTTAGGAAAAAGGACTATCCCCAGATTGAGACCTGGGCAGGGTAGAGCCTCCTGAAAGCCGGGGGCCTTGGCCCAAGGGGGAGGAGCTAGTAATACAGCCTGAGAAGTTATCTAGGAGGGGTGcagagaggaggggggagggtgggggccttAGATAAAGACAAAGGGAAGCGCTGTTGGTGCCCCTCTGTGTCGCTCTGGAATTATTTCAAATTGCTCAACTCAAGTGTGAAGAAAAGCCGATCCCATGCCCtccttgccacacacacacacacacacacacacacacacacacacacttgcctaCATCTAGCAGCCTCGGGGCTAGGAAGGACAGCTGGGTATTTGTGTGTGGAAGGTGCTCAGTGCTGCATGGATGACCTTGAGTGTTTGTGAGCCTCGCTGTGTCCTCTCACGGAGGAGCTTCTGGGCCGCTGGTGGCGCCGACCGAACTGCTGTATGTACGTGGTGTGCGTGTTTTGGCCCATGACTGCTTCTCCCCGGATCTGAGACTCTCTGTGGGGATGATGGGGAGTTGATTATTGCTCCCTGAGACAGGAAATGAGGCTGTGGCCAGGGGAACATTAAGCAGTGTGTGCTTGGGATGAAATGGGCGTGTTTGGCTCCCCCTGCCACCATCCCTGCCCCCAGGCTCTCACCAGGCTTGCAGCTCAGGAGCCCTTTCACCTCCCTGTCCCTGCGCTGGCTATCAACGGCAACCCTACAGGAAGGCAGAGAAAGTAGAGTCTTTCCCAtttgggggaaactgaggcgTGGTCAAGGGAGGTGTCCCATGGAGAGATAATGTAAGGGTGGACTGGAGACCAGATTCTCTGCTGTCTACCTCCCCAGGAAGCAGTCACAGAAGTTCAGTGTACTGGTCTTTTGCTCAGTGggcttgtcatggtgaaggggtgTCAGAGTGGGAGGCAAGATGCTTCCATTCCAACTCTTGGGTGTGGGTGACATTGTCGGTTCCTACTAGACATTTCGAGTCATTGTACTGTAATCACAGCCCAGCACCTCACTCtgaccagctctgtgaccttgagcaggccACTTCACCTTTTGAAGCCCCACTGCCCTTACCTAAAAAACACAGACAGTTAACCATGTGCCAGGACTCTGTGAGACCCCTACGCAGGGCCGCATCACTGTAGGTGCCCAGCACCTGTCATCCCTTATCTAGATGACTCCCCTAACCTGTGTAGCTTGTGGCATCCCCAGAGGGGTTGAGCTGTCTGGGGACTGGAAAGGGAAGCTTGGGAAGGTTTCTTTCGCCCAAGGTAAGGTTGAGGATCGCAGGGTGTAGGAGCAGGGCTGTGCCTtccacccctctccctccctcctcgccGAGAGCTTTGTCTTCTACAAACACAAAACCTGGAAATGGTTGAGGAAGATGGAACCTCCTAACCATTGTTTGGGGCAGTCTGTGTCCCGGAAGGATATTGGATTGGGGCAGTCGGGGCGGGGCACCTCGGACTTGTAGCTGCATCGTGCCTGCTGGGTGTCTGTTCAGGAATGGGAATAGCCGGGTaggaggcagagaagggggcttctctggtggctcatatggtaaagaatccacctgcaatgcaggagagcctggttcgattcctgggtcgggaagatcctttggagaggatacccactccagtattcttgggcttccctggtggctcagatgataaagaatccacctgcaatgcgggagaccctgcctcgatccctgggttgggaagattccctggaggagggcatggcaacccactccagtattcttgcctggagaatccccttggacaaaggagcctggcggctgcagtccatgggatcacaaagagtcggacatgactgtgtctAAGCGTAGCGCACAGGCAGAGAAGGtggcattcattcatttggcagGTCCCttctgagcacttactgtgtacgAAGTGCTGGGATGGACATAGGGGATCCAGCGGGCACTGGGGACAGGTCCTGCCTTCCACAGTGTGGTCCCGCACAGGTGGGAGGCAACCCATAACCCCGTCACTCGGGCACTCGCTGGTGGTATTAGTGTGTCTACCAGCTAAGCTCGGCTTCAGCTAGCCCATGTTGACCCTGGCTGTGGGCCAGGCCATGGACTGGGCATTTTATCCTCTAATCTTAGCCAGCCCTCCCAGCATCCATGAGTGATAAGAGTTGACATAGTCATTGTCCAGATGAGGAAGCCAGGGCCCACACACTGATTGGTTCCACAAATTGGGTCAGGAATGGGGCCCTGATACCTGGCGGTGGGCTTTGAAGTGGCAGCATATTAGAGGGACtggcaggggctctggctgccccAACTCCCTGCCTCCTACCACTGCCCCAACATGAGCACCTGTTCCGGAAACTGTGGCCATTGTTCCTGCCATCCTTCCTTCCCCTGGGCCCTTCCTGTTTGTACCCGTCCCGCTGGAGCCCCTGACCCCACCCATGCCAGGTGCTTCCCTTGGGAAAACTCTGACCCTCTGCAGGAAAAGGAGTTGAATGAGGTTTTTTCCCCCCCTCCCAAGGGAAGAAGAAGGATTGAAGCTTCTGAGGCCACTGGTCTTGGTTCCCTGTGCCCTCCGCCCACCCACCACGTTGGGTGCCTGGCAGGAGAATGAACAAAGTTAAGAGTCAGAGATGGATTCTGCCAGCTCAGTCTTGGGAGGGGCCCCTATCCTACTGCTTCAGGTCCTGGACCCCTGTGACCCCAGTCACACACACCGGCCCCTTGTCGGAACTAGGGCGCTAGACAGTTAGCCTTGGAACTTCTACTACTTTCTCTAGGGGTCCTGTTCCGGATTCTCTCTGGAGCCCACATCTGCCACTCCtgggggggctggggtgggggagctgaCACAGAGAACAAGCACCTGGTTTTAGGGCATCTGGGGAGTTGGGCAGCAAGTGCGTGCCTGCCCCTAATGGAGCCTCCCAACCCCCAGAAGCAGCCGCCTGTGCCCTGGTGAAACTTCATGGCCACAGCCCCAGGCCCTGCTGGCATTGCCATGGGCAGCGTGGGCAGCCTGTTGGAACGGCAGGACTTTTCCCCTGAAGAGCTACGGGCGGCACTCGCAGGGTCTCGGGGCTCCCGGCAGCCTGATGGGCTCCTCCGGAAAGGCTTGGGCCAGCGAGAGCTCCTCAGCTACCTGCACCTTCCCAAAAAGGATGGCAAGACCACCAAGCGGGCCCCTCGGAATGAGCCTGCCGACTATGCCAGCTTCTACTACCGGGAGCACCCTCGGGCTGGTGACTTCAGCAAGACCTCGCTGCCTGAACGGGGGCGTTTTGACAAGGTGTGCCtcggctcctcccctccccactgtggcagggcagggaggggggcccTCCTTGAAGACCCCGAGGCTGGGATAGGACATGGAAGTCTTGCTGTGGGCTGGCCTGGTGACATGTACCCCTTGTTCTCAAAGAGGATTCCCAGGGGCTTCGGGAGGGAGCACCAGAGAGCAGTCAGCCCAGAGCCTCATCCCTGCCCTCTCTTTCTGGCAGTGTCGCATTCGCCCATCAGTTTTCAAGCCGGCCTCGGGCACCGGGAAAGGCTTCCTGTCCATGCAGAGCCTGGCGGCCCACAAGGGCCAGAAGCTGTGGCGCAGCAATGGCAGCCTGCACACGCTGGCCTGCCACCCGCCCCTGAGCCCCGGACCCCGGGCCAGCCAGGCCCAGGCCCGAGCCCAGCTGCTGCATGCCCTCAGCCTGGATGAGGGCGGCCCCGAGCCCGAGCCCAGTCTGTCCGATTCCTCCAGCGGGGGCAGCTTTGGCCACAGCCCCAGCACTGGCCCCGGCCCCTTCAGCTCCTCCCTGGGCCACATTAACCATCTTGGGGGCTCCCTGGACCGGGCCTCACGGGGTTCCAAGGAGGTTGGGCCACTGGCTCTGCTGAACTGCCTGCCCGAACCACCACCCCCCTACGAATTCTCCTGCCCCGCCGCCGAGGACATGGTGGCTGTGATGCCGGACACCTGTGAGGAGCTCAAGAGGGGCCTGGGTGAGGAGGATGGCGCCAGTCCCTTCACACAGGTGAGAGCAGCTGTTGCCTTGGCCAACTGTTCTGACCCCTGGCATTAGTGTACAGGGCAGGCAGAGGGTCACCTGCCAGCTCTGCTGCAGGGCACCGGGTATAGGAGGGTAAGGAAGAGAGAGATGAGTTTGCGTCTCTCCCCAAGCCCCACCTGGTGGGGATGTCATGTCACTGGTGGTCCTTGCAGGAAGCTGTGAGGGAGGGAGGCTCCCTGGGAGGGCCGCATGCTGGGGACACTTCACCTCCAGAGGACACATCCTGGGTTGGGGCACATGTGTGCCCAAAGCATTGCACGCTGGACCCTGTGGTGTTGAGACAGAGGATATCAGAAGCAGCTGGAGCATTGGAGCAGCGGGCCAGCCATGGGAGTGCAGGGAGTTGGCATCCGGGGGGGCAGGGCGGTGTGTGAATCTTGGGCCATGGCAAGTGCTCTTTCCCCTGGGCAGGTGCTGGAAGAGCGCCAGCGGCTGTGGCTGTCTGAGCTGAAGCGCCTCTACCTGGAGCGACTGCACGAGGTGACCCAGAAGGCCGAGCGTAGTGAGCGCAACCTCCAGCTGCAGCTGTTCATGGCCCAGCAGGAGCAGCGGCGCCTACGCAAGGAGCTGCTAGCACAGCGGGGCCTGGGCCCGGAGCCCCGGccaccaggcagcctcccagaggCCGATCCTAGTGCCCGAGCAGAGGAGGAAGCCCGCTGGGAGGTGAGCGACCCGGCATTCAGAGACTCCTGTCCCCACTGTTGTCATGCCatcctctgcctgccctctgaccGCTCCCCCCCTTAACCTGCTTTGCTTGGCTCTTGCCCGTCCCTGTCCCCCTTCAGGTGTGCCAAAAAACAGCAGAGATCAGCCTCCTGAAGCAGCAGCTGCGGGAAGCCCAGGCGGAACTGGCTCAGAAGCTAGCTGAGATCTTCAGCCTGAAGACACAACTTCGGGGCAGCCGGGcacaggcccaggcccaggatgCAGAGCTGGCCCGGCTTCGGGAGGCTGTGCGGAGCCTGCAGGAGCAGGCCCCTCGGGAGGAGGCCCCGGGCAGCTGTGAGACCGATGACTGCAAGAGCAGGGGGCTGCTGGGGGAGGCGGGAGGCGCTGAGGCCAGAGATGGGGCTGAGCAGCTGAGGGCCGAGCTCCTGCAGGAGCGGCTCCGAGGCCAGGAGCAGGCGCTGCGCTTCGAGCAGGAGCGGCGGAcgtggcaggaggaaaaggagcgGGTGCTGCGCTACCAGCGGGAGATCCAGGGCGGCTACATGGACATGTATCGCCGCAACCAGGTGTTGGAACAGGAGCTGCGGGCGCTGCGGGAGCCCCCGGAGCCCTGGAGCCCTCGGCTTGAGTCCTCCAAGATCTGAGGCCCTCGGAGCAAGCTGACAGCAGAGGCACTGTCAGAAGATGGCTTGGACAAGCCCACCCTGAGACGGCCAGCTCCTTCCTTACATTGGTTTGGGATGGAAGCTCCTGAGACCAGCCAGGGATGGAGAGGCTGGCCGAGAGGAGGGATCCAGTGGGGCTGTGGGCTGGATGGGGTGCCAGTAGCAGGAGGAGCCAGGGCAAGATCCCCCTGGCTGAGGAGTCTCCAGGCAGAGCCCAGCCCTGGAGTAGGGGTGGCCCAGGAAAGGAGGTTTGCAGGTGAAGAGCCCTGTGAGGCAAAAAGGGCCAGTGtgaggaggggaggctgggatGGGAACTTTGGCCTCCCCAgaataaaatcacattttctaCGAGGAATTACTAGGTGATAACGTCAGGCCTGTCCCTGGCCTGAGTGCAGAGGACTGTGGAAGGTCCGGGTTGGGGCTGTTGGCCTGGACTGTAGCTCCGCCATGTCCATGATCGGCGGGGAGGGTGTACCCTGCACTTCTGTGTGCAGCTGCTGGACAGGCACGTTTGGGAGTGGAGGGATCCTTGCCCTGGCACCACAAAGTTTCTTAGCTGCCATGTGAGCTGAAATTCCTTTCTTTAGCATCAGTGAGACTTTTAATAGGGAACAATGCCAGggaacccaagaaaacaaaggGGGAAGTCAACCAAGGCATTGCTAGAATATGAAATGTCCTCTTGGTAAAAATTCTGGGCTCCCAGGTCCCAGGCCCGACTGGATGTGGGGCCAGCCTAAGACAGCTTCTGCTGGAGAGCCTTATGCCTCCAGTAGTCTGCCCCTCCCAGAACTTGCCTCCCACCTTTCTCTCTGGCTTGTGTACCCCTCCCTCCATTGGGATGAGGGccagaaaagatgcaggaaatgaggCAGAGAAAGTTCGATAAAGGACTAGAACCGCAGCGGGGAATGCGGACATTTCCCCATAGGCATATGGGGCCATGGGGTATTCTTGAACAGGAGTGTGAGGTGTGATCTGATTTGTTTTCTGGAAAGTTCTATCCTGGGAGGAAGCACCCCTGTACCCGGCCTTGCATTGCCTGATCCTTGTTCTTAGCCAAGGCTTGCTGGCACTTGGCCCCTAAAACCCACTCCCATCCTCTCTGGACCCTTGCTCCCTCCTGGTGGGTTACCTAGAGCATAGAACCAGTCGGGCTATGCAAGTGGCATCTCCCCAACCCCTGCTGTGAAGCTTCGTGTCCTTACAGATGCATTAGTGTATCTTCTGCCACACATGGAGCACTTCCTGTCTGCCTGGTGCTGCATTAGGCTGTCTGGGGCCTGGGGGCTCAGGGTTGAATGAGGTGTGCTTCCTGCTGCAGGGGAATCAATACGCAGACATCTCCCTCCCAGGCTGCCTGGTGGGGCAGGGGCCACCTCAGATCTCTGCAGACACCCCCAGTTTGCTCCCTGTGGCTGTGCTCTGCTCCTTCCCTGGCCACACCTGGCAGCCCCCTCAGGTGGGCCCTGATGGTGGAGTGGTGTGCAGGGGTATGGACGCAGCTGTGGAGTGTGAGCCAGTGGGCCCCGCCTTTTTAGGGCGGAgagtggggtgtgtgtgctgTCTGCTGTGGGGATAATGTGTTTATGTCTGTGTGAGTGGCAGGTGTGTTCAGCAGAGATGTGCTGTGGGTGGTGGGTGTGTCTAAGGGGGTGTGTTTGGGCCTCCTGGGTTGGAGGCTGGGTTGGGGCTCCTCCCTCTGTTCCAGTCTTTCCCACCCTTCTCAGCCCCTTTTAGTCCTGGCCAGGCTTGACTAGAGCTTATGGCCAGGTCAGACCCCAGGGCTTTGCTGAGGGCTATCTGGGCTCACCCCTGAGCCAGGCCCTCTGCCTGGGGAGGGAAAGCAGGGACACCTGGGTTAGGCAGGCCTATTCTTCACAGGCCTTGATACGCATTGTACACACCCCACCCACCCAAGCTTTCTGGGTCAATGGGTCCTCCAAAGGGCCCCCCAGAGCTCAGTGCTAGCCTGAAGCCTGGCTCACCCTGTGGGCTGGAGCTGGTCAGGCTGGATACCCATGTGGTCCACGGTGGCTGGGGTCTACTTGGCGGTGTCCCAGCTGTGCAGAAGAGCTCCCCACCCAGCAATTAGGGAGCTGGACCGGCCAGCACAGCCAGCAGGGAGTGGGTGGGCGGTACCAAAACTTGGCATCTGTGCCAGAAACCAGGGCCAGGCCCAAACGTAGGGGAGGGCGCGAGAGAGCTGAAGCTGGGGCGGCGCAGCGGGAACCGGCTCCTGTTAGCTCATCGCTGCCAGGAAAACCAGTTCCCTGTCCCCGAGCCGGCTGGGCAGCTCTGGGGCCAGCTGATCACAGGTGCCACTGTAGTGGCTACCCCTTGGGGCAGCCCCTCCATCCTGCCCCCAGTGGATCCCTCAGCACCCCAGCTGTCCTCTGACTCCCTTTCCCAGCAGACTAGGCCCAAGAACTGATTCTTTCCAGAACTGAGACTAGCTCCCTGCACTGGACTCCCTCCTTTGGTCCCTCTTGTTCTCAACTCAATAGTGTGCGTCCTCCAGTGGCTCCTTGGGTCCCTTAGCCTGTCACTTGAGGCTTCCAACAGTCTTGCCTCCAGGATCACTGATGGTGGCACCCCTCCTAATGCCAACAGCCCTCTGGGCCCTCGTTCTCCAGGCAGACTCCCCGCCACTCCCCGACCATGATGCTCAGATTTTCCCTCCTTAGGGAAGCCTTCGCTGAATTCACACCCTATCCGGGCAATTCCTTTCTCCCTATGTCCGCAGCGCCTGTTTCTCTCCACCAGCTCTATCTGTTCTGTTGGAATGGTCAGTTCGCCTCTGTTTCCCACTGGGCTGTGGGCCACACCTTCTGTTTTCATCCCCAGTGCCTGCTGTGGTTCCGGCCCAGAAAGCATTGGGTGGGGAGGGCTTTGGAGTCAAGAGAGACCAGACCCCTTCCCTGACTGGCATGGGTTCAAGCTAGAGGTGGTAGGGGGTGGTGGCAAAGGCTCAAATGCCAAGCGTTCATTCACCGTTCGTGCCACCTGGTCCGACCAGGTCTGTGCCAAGCACCACCATTCACCGAACAGTGATGTATCGAGTGCCTCCTTCGGGGAGGAAGCTGAGGTGGTCAAGGCCTTTGCCCCTATGGTCCTTTCCAGAGGATGAGGGAAGGAGACAACACATACGGGTCCACAGCAGTGACTGGGCCAGAAGAGTGCCAACATTACAGACGTGAGGACAACAAAGGCACCTGCACAGTGGTGAGAAGGTCAGCAGAGCACGCAGAAGGCAGGGGGAGTCCATCTGGGGGATTGAGAGTAGATTTCTTTGAGACTGGTTGACTGTGGGTATCAGGGAAACCTTTCCCAAGGAGGGTGTAGGCCCCACAGTGACAATTCAGATGGCAATAACCCACCATTTTAGTAGGTGGAGGCTGAGCCCTCTATATTGTATTCAGAAAAGATAACGTGCTCTTTCTTgtagaaaaaacaagaaatatgaaataatgcagcaaaaacaaaaagtgaaatatgTTATGAGAGGTGAAGTTTGAATGCCATAGGAGTTCAGAGGAGAGCTGGCTCACTTATCATTCCAGGTGGTGGGGTGGGACGAGGGAATAAAGGTTGACCAAACTTTGGGCAGGCACATCCAAGCTTTCTGATGTGCCTTTCTGTGTGCTTCCTTGTGCAGCCCAGTTCTAGCAAGAATCCTGCTAAGTTAGGTTAGCCAGAGTCTCCCATCTTCTATGTCTGAACACCCTCCATATTCCAATCTGGTTCCTccacctccaccatctcccacatTATGTCTGGTCACTCTGGCCTGCCTTCATTGAGAATTCTCTGCGGTCATTTAGCCAGTTCCCCCTGCCCCCTGATTTTTCCTGTTAGTAATTTTTCATCCACTGACCTCCACCCTGCACCTTGGCTATGAAATATACTTTTTCTTGTATTTGGAATTGAGGCCACTCTCTGACCCTTACATAACCCATTCCAGTAGCCCCCACTGAATAAAGTCTTCCTTACCACTCTTCAACACACGTCATGgcgatttttttttcttttttctttaacagaGGCAAGCTTCCCTGAGGAAGAGAAGTtgctgtgggtgggggtggggggtgggggatatTTCCTGTGGAGTAGGGTGGGATGAGAGCATTCCAGGATGGGCCTGGATTTCGGCA is a window of Muntiacus reevesi chromosome 1, mMunRee1.1, whole genome shotgun sequence DNA encoding:
- the N4BP3 gene encoding NEDD4-binding protein 3, with product MATAPGPAGIAMGSVGSLLERQDFSPEELRAALAGSRGSRQPDGLLRKGLGQRELLSYLHLPKKDGKTTKRAPRNEPADYASFYYREHPRAGDFSKTSLPERGRFDKCRIRPSVFKPASGTGKGFLSMQSLAAHKGQKLWRSNGSLHTLACHPPLSPGPRASQAQARAQLLHALSLDEGGPEPEPSLSDSSSGGSFGHSPSTGPGPFSSSLGHINHLGGSLDRASRGSKEVGPLALLNCLPEPPPPYEFSCPAAEDMVAVMPDTCEELKRGLGEEDGASPFTQVLEERQRLWLSELKRLYLERLHEVTQKAERSERNLQLQLFMAQQEQRRLRKELLAQRGLGPEPRPPGSLPEADPSARAEEEARWEVCQKTAEISLLKQQLREAQAELAQKLAEIFSLKTQLRGSRAQAQAQDAELARLREAVRSLQEQAPREEAPGSCETDDCKSRGLLGEAGGAEARDGAEQLRAELLQERLRGQEQALRFEQERRTWQEEKERVLRYQREIQGGYMDMYRRNQVLEQELRALREPPEPWSPRLESSKI